From Toxorhynchites rutilus septentrionalis strain SRP chromosome 2, ASM2978413v1, whole genome shotgun sequence, a single genomic window includes:
- the LOC129770299 gene encoding uncharacterized protein LOC129770299 codes for MFHQIKIREPDRQSQRFLWRSTPIEPPTVYVMDVATFGSTCSPASAQYVKNLNASEAAQQFPRAAAAITLNHYVDDYLASFLSIKEAIAVINEVKQVHAMGGFEIRNFLSNKSEVLRGIGELENGVEKELDLVRGESSQSVLGMIWFPKTDEFAYTFSMRKDILPILAKDHVPTKREVLKVVMSLFDPLGLLAFFLIHGKILIQNTWLEGSGWDDPISNKLQKRWQWWTDLFPQLELLRIPRCYFPAPFPINSHELEVHIFVDASELAYSCVAYFRLLTENNIIVALISAKTKVAPIKSLSIPRLELKAAVLGTRLMESIKSQHTLPISRKVFWSDSSTVLAWIRSDHRRYNKFVSFRIGEILSSSEPNEWKWVPSKLNAADAATKWENGSEIKSDSRWFLGPSFLRLSEERWPKQKSVSITEEELRPVHTHWEREPIIDITRFSQWARLLRTMGYVLRFIHNLLHKKLNLPPESGVLTREEIRGAEEALWKIAQSDEFFEETKLLKETQGPPHAVHCVVAKSSPIYRAWPFLDDRGVLRMRGRIGATKFASYEAKYPAILPRKHPITFLITDWYHRRFRHGNKESIVNEMRQRFEISKLRTLVKKVMARCVWCHVMKTKPKSPPMASLPDARVSAFVRPFTFVGLDYFGPVFVRVGRNQAKRWVALFTCLTIRAVHLEVVHTLSTESCIMAVRRFVARRGSPAVFYTDNATCFHGADKELQSQVDIRNRALASTFTSSQTSWKFIPPAAPHMGGAWERLVRSVKIAVGTIIDAPRKPDDETLETVLYDAEAMINSRPLTYIPLEDADQEALTPNHFLLGSSSGIKIEPVETGNRSILRSSWKLAQHITDEFWRRWVKEYLPVITRRCKWFEETKNIEVGDLVLVVNGTGRNQWIRGRVEQVFSGRDGRVRQAMIRTATGVLRRPVVKLAILDVEKVSKPNQESTGDQDHYMGLRAGVCDGKKPDTDNTTAALSSEDSIPQRTLRQATKTKAKLENKTSN; via the coding sequence ATGTTCCACCAAATAAAAATCCGTGAGCCAGATCGGCAATCTCAACGTTTCCTATGGCGTAGCACTCCAATTGAACCACCAACTGTATATGTCATGGACGTAGCCACTTTCGGGTCCACCTGTTCTCCTGCGTCGGCACAATATGTGAAGAACCTCAACGCATCGGAAGCTGCTCAACAATTTCCCCGGGCTGCTGCCGCCATTACATTGAATCACTATGTGGACGATTATCTGGCTAGTTTCTTGTCAATTAAGGAGGCGATAGCAGTGATCAACGAAGTCAAGCAGGTACATGCTATGGGTGGGTTCGAAATACGGAATTTTCTATCGAACAAATCAGAAGTCTTGCGTGGCATAGGCGAATTGGAAAATGGTGTCGAAAAAGAACTTGATTTGGTAAGAGGCGAATCCTCTCAATCTGTCCTTGGAATGATTTGGTTTCCCAAGACCGATGAATTTGCATACACATTCTCTATGCGAAAAGATATTTTACCGATTCTCGCCAAGGATCACGTTCCTACCAAACGAGAAGTTCTCAAAGTGGTAATGAGTTTGTTTGACCCCTTGGGACTTCTGGCCTTTTTTCTAATACATGGGAAAATACTCATTCAAAATACGTGGCTCGAGGGATCAGGTTGGGACGATCCTATCTCGAACAAACTGCAAAAACGATGGCAGTGGTGGACTGATCTTTTTCCGCAACTGGAGTTATTGAGAATTCCTCGGTGTTATTTCCCGGCTCCGTTTCCAATTAATTCACACGAGCTGGAAGTACATATCTTCGTAGATGCCAGTGAGCTGGCATATTCTTGCGTAGCATATTTCCGCCTGTTAACGGAGAATAACATTATCGTTGCGCTTATAAGCGCAAAGACCAAGGTAGCCCCCATAAAGTCTCTCTCGATACCCCGCCTGGAATTAAAAGCGGCTGTTCTGGGCACACGCCTGATGGAGTCTATTAAAAGTCAGCACACACTCCCCATTTCACGAAAAGTGTTCTGGAGTGACTCCAGCACCGTTCTGGCCTGGATTCGATCTGACCATCGTCGTTACAACAAATTTGTAAGTTTCCGAATCGGTGAAATACTGAGTTCCAGTGAACCGAATGAATGGAAGTGGGTACCTTCCAAACTGAATGCAGCAGACGCCGCAACGAAGTGGGAGAATGGATCCGAAATTAAATCTGACAGCCGATGGTTCCTAGGACCCAGTTTTCTGCGGTTGTCTGAAGAACGGTGGCCAAAACAAAAGTCTGTGTCAATCACCGAAGAAGAATTACGACCGGTTCATACTCACTGGGAAAGAGAGccaatcatcgacatcactCGATTCAGTCAGTGGGCAAGATTACTTCGTACGATGGGATATGTTTTACGCTTTATCCACAATCTTCTAcataaaaaactcaatttaccTCCTGAATCAGGTGTACTGACCCGAGAGGAAATTAGAGGAGCAGAAGAAGCGCTGTGGAAAATAGCGCAGTCAGACGAGTTTTTTGAGGAAACGAAATTGCTGAAGGAGACCCAAGGGCCACCCCATGCTGTACATTGCGTCGTCGCTAAATCAAGTCCTATATACCGAGCTTGGCCATTTCTAGATGATCGAGGAGTCCTGAGAATGCGGGGTCGTATTGGTGCTACAAAATTTGCATCATACGAAGCAAAATATCCAGCTATTCTGCCAAGAAAACATCCTATAACCTTCCTAATAACTGACTGGTATCATCGCCGCTTCCGCCATGGTAATAAGGAATCAATTGTGAACGAGATGCGCCAGCGTTTCGAAATCTCCAAACTACGGACATTGGTGAAGAAGGTTATGGCGAGATGCGTCTGGTGCCACGTTATGAAGACCAAACCGAAGTCTCCACCCATGGCATCACTTCCGGATGCTCGAGTAAGCGCATTTGTTAGACCTTTTACATTTGTTGGGTTGGATTATTTTGGTCCAGTGTTCGTTCGAGTTGGTAGGAATCAGGCCAAACGTTGGGTGGCTCTCTTCACCTGCCTCACCATTCGAGCCGTACACTTAGAGGTAGTGCACACCCTATCAACAGAGTCTTGCATTATGGCAGTTAGGCGATTCGTTGCACGTCGAGGATCTCCCGCCGTATTCTATACGGATAATGCGACATGTTTTCATGGTGCAGATAAAGAGCTACAATCTCAGGTCGACATTCGAAACAGAGCTTTAGCGTCTACGTTCACCAGTTCCCAAACCAGCTGGAAATTCATTCCCCCTGCTGCTCCCCATATGGGAGGAGCATGGGAGCGACTTGTCCGTTCTGTAAAAATAGCAGTTGGCACAATAATAGATGCTCCCCGCAAACCCGACGACGAAACTCTGGAGACTGTTTTATACGATGCTGAGGCCATGATAAATTCTAGGCCCCTGACGTACATTCCACTGGAAGATGCTGACCAGGAGGCACTGACTCCCAATCATTTTTTGCTGGGTAGCTCTTCCGGCATTAAAATTGAACCCGTAGAGACAGGCAACCGCTCCATCCTGCGGAGTAGTTGGAAACTCGCTCAGCACATCACTGACGAGTTCTGGCGGAGGTGGGTGAAGGAATACCTACCAGTTATAACTCGAAGATGTAAGTGGTTCGAAGAGACGAAAAACATAGAGGTGGGAGATTTGGTACTGGTCGTGAACGGTACAGGAAGGAACCAATGGATACGTGGACGTGTGGAACAGGTTTTCTCAGGACGCGATGGGAGAGTTCGTCAGGCGATGATACGAACTGCGACTGGTGTTCTACGGCGACCGGTGGTTAAGCTAGCGATTTTGGACGTCGAGAAAGTTAGTAAACCCAATCAAGAGTCTACAGGGGATCAGGACCATTACATGGGTTTACGGGCGGGGGTATGTGACGGCAAAAAACCCGATACCGATAACACTACAGCCGCTCTATCCAGTGAAGATTCGATTCCGCAACGCACTCTTCGACAGGCCACAAAAACCAAAgcaaaattagaaaacaaaacgtcaaactgA
- the LOC129765655 gene encoding uncharacterized protein LOC129765655, translating into MERHLDTPEYNCKGCNRPDNADTEMVCCDGCHEWEHFSCAGVDDTVRNRAYICKVCKAKTTVTEALKPLKPSTSDNKSAHMSQKSKSGSKRGKKVPQSKSQSSVASSARVALLQEEMKIAEEETLLKEQELKQQQQLKKREMEVLRRQLDEKKKIVAEEMRLQQLQISEEMEFNKNQHMIRRQSIEMRREIIRQISSGSSRSSSIPDSREKVSSWLNVHNDAGRSMENTMRNDTTKEEETPVSHINRCSEDPATTSTMSKQVRTTQQPKATISINTEGAGMNTVPMYQDPSQNKPSVVNSLQPPIISSGVATAAQTHVPQCQTTTRTVFPNHVNPGLTNCPGSSSWIHPPQFEIRNSNNVPIASSFPACIPENPMSSQPTMAFSQQHCPSMLGPQLNQFQVASRQSMGRDLPIFTGNPEEWPVFIASFEQSTLACGFSNAENLIRLQRCLKGHALESVRSRLLLPTSVPHVIQTLRTLYGRPELLIRVLLEKVQQSPAPKPGRLETLVQFGLTVQNLVDHLVGANQKDHLSNPILMQQLVDKLPDHLKLNWGIYKGNYQNASLATFGQFMTGVIEAASAVNFDLPWVEKQDWNEKRKREKGVIHTHSTEQVVPVDEASSTIINRKPVKTCPLCGHEGHRLPDCNQFVTLNCDQRWKVVQQKNLCRTCLNNHGKWPCRSWQGCSMDGCRQKHHTLLHSTTTTSSNVSASHLSLSTSTHSILRMIPVVLRNNGRTKAIFAFIDEGSSLTLLEHSIAEHLGVVGTPEPLTLQWTGNVKREERKSHRVLLEISGKSNTNRRETLHARTVTHLRLPSQTVRYRELSQRFPHLRGLPLEDYELIQPKLLIGLDNLALGVPLKIRQGNRNDPIAAKCRLGWSIYGGSPSHPGQASILNFHVGVVSDPDRELNEQLRDYFTLENTGTISLEKLESEDDKRARKILRETTKRIAIGFETGLLWRTDDPVVPNSYSMAYRRLVSLERKLEKDPPLKQRIHAMIADYEGKGYAHKATSEELSLTNQNRVWS; encoded by the exons ATGGAAAGACATCTAGACACTCCAGAATACAACTGTAAAGGATGTAATCGTCCCGACAACGCGGATACAGAAATGGTATGCTGTGATGGGTGCCACGAATGGGAACATTTTTCTTGCGCGGGTGTAGATGACACAGTGCGAAATCGTGCGTATATCTGTAAAGTGTGCAAAGCGAAAACTACAGTAACAGAAGCGCTTAAGCCTCTGAAACCTTCTACGTCGGATAATAAATCGGCTCATATGTCCCAGAAATCCAAGAGCGGGTCTAAGCGTGGAAAGAAAGTTCCACAATCGAAGTCACAATCAAGTGTAGCATCCAGTGCAAGAGTAGCATTGCTGCAGGAGGAAATGAAGATCGCCGAGGAAGAAACCTTATTGAAAGAGCAGGAATTGAAGCAACAGCAGCAGTTGAAGAAGCGGGAAATGGAGGTGTTACGTCGCCAACTGGATGAAAAGAAGAAAATCGTAGCAGAAGAAATGCGACTACAACAGTTACAAATTTCCGAGGAGatggaatttaataaaaatcaaCATATGATCCGGCGGCAGTCTATAGAAATGCGACGGGAAATAATTCGTCAAATATCATCGGGAAGCAGTAGGAGTAGTTCAATACCCGACTCTAGAGAGAAGGTGTCATCTTGGTTGAATGTCCACAACGACGCTGGAAGATCGATGGAAAACACTATGCGCAACGATACCACAAAGGAAGAGGAAACTCCCGTTTCGCATATAAACCGGTGTTCCGAAGACCCAGCGACTACTTCTACGATGAGTAAACAGGTTCGCACAACTCAGCAGCCTAAAGCCACAATCTCAATAAACACCGAAGGTGCAGGTATGAATACTGTACCTATGTATCAGGACCCGTCCCAAAATAAACCTAGCGTAGTAAATTCGCTACAACCACCGATCATATCAAGTGGCGTTGCGACAGCTGCTCAAACACACGTACCTCAGTGTCAGACAACAACGCGAACTGTTTTCCCGAATCATGTAAATCCAGGCTTAACGAATTGTCCAGGGTCGTCATCATGGATCCACCCCCCTCAATTCGAAATTAGGAATTCGAACAATGTTCCTATTGCTTCCAGTTTCCCAGCCTGTATACCGGAAAATCCCATGTCTTCACAGCCCACGATGGCATTCTCTCAGCAGCACTGTCCATCAATGCTTGGTCCACAACTGAATCAATTTCAAGTGGCATCTCGACAATCGATGGGGAGAGATTTACCTATCTTCACCGGAAACCCCGAAGAATGGCCGGTGTTCATTGCAAGTTTTGAACAATCGACTCTAGCATGTGGATTCTCTAACGCGGAAAATTTAATCCGTCTACAACGATGCCTGAAAGGACATGCCCTGGAATCGGTGAGAAGTCGTTTGCTTTTACCTACGAGCGTACCACACGTTATACAGACTCTACGTACACTATACGGTCGACCTGAACTGTTGATACGGGTATTATTGGAAAAAGTACAACAATCGCCCGCCCCCAAACCGGGACGTTTGGAGACATTAGTACAATTCGGATTGACTGTCCAGAATCTTGTAGACCATCTAGTGGGAGCAAACCAAAAGGATCACCTTTCCAACCCAATTTTAATGCAACAGCTAGTCGATAAACTTCCTGATCATTTGAAACTTAATTGGGGCATATATAAAGGCAATTATCAAAACGCTTCACTCGCGACATTTGGCCAATTCATGACTGGAGTGATCGAAGCTGCTAGCGCAGTCAATTTCGACTTGCCGTGGGTCGAAAAGCAAGACtggaatgaaaaaagaaaaagggaaaaaggtGTTATCCATACCCACTCGACGGAGCAAGTTGTTCCAGTCGACGAAGCTTCTTCAACGATAATAAACCGAAAACCTGTTAAAACATGTCCTTTATGTGGTCATGAAGGTCACCGGCTACCTGATTGTAATCAATTCGTGACTCTGAATTGTGATCAAAGGTGGAAGGTAGTCCAACAGAAAAACCTGTGCAGAACATGTCTCAATAACCACGGTAAATGGCCATGCAGGTCTTGGCAGGGTTGTAGTATGGACGGATGTAGACAAAAGCACCATACTCTTCTACATAGTACAACGACAACATCGAGCAATGTATCAGCAAGTCACCTTTCTCTGAGTACATCAACGCATTCCATATTGCGAATGATTCCGGTTGTCCTGCGTAATAACGGACGAACCAAGGCGATTTTTGCCTTCATCGACGAAGGTTCATCACTCACATTATTGGAACATTCAATTGCCGAACATTTGGGAGTGGTCGGAACGCCGGAACCACTAACATTGCAGTGGACGGGAAATGTAAAACGGGAAGAACGAAAATCTCATCGAGTATTACTGGAAATATCCGGAAAAAGTAACACTAATCGTCGAGAAACACTGCACGCGCGAACTGTTACCCATCTACGTTTACCTTCACAAACAGTTAGATATCGTGAGCTCTCCCAACGATTTCCTCACCTGCGTGGACTGCCATTAGAAGACTACGAGCTTATACAACCGAAACTGCTTATAGGGCTCGACAATCTTGCCTTAGGAGTTCCTTTGAAAATACGTCAAGGAAATCGAAATGATCCAATTGCGGCTAAATGCCGACTGGGATGGAGTATCTACGGCGGTTCTCCTAGCCATCCTGGACAAGCATCAATCCTCAACTTCCATGTTGGTGTTGTTTCCGACCCTGATAGGGAGCTAAATGAGCAGCTTCGGGATTATTTTACTCTAGAAAATACTGGAACTATTTCATTAGAAAAACTAGAATCAGAGGATGACAAGCGAGCCAGAAAGATCTTGAGGGAAACTACTAAGCGTATTGCGATCGGATTTGAAACTGGGCTATTGTGGAGAACTGATGATCCTGTGGTTCCAAACAGCTATTCAATGGCGTATCGTCGGTTAGTCTCACTTGAGAGGAAGTTGGAGAAAGATCCCCCTTTGAAGCAACGGATCCACGCCATGATAGCAGACTATGAAGGGAAAGGCTACGCTCATAAGGCTACAAGCGAAGAACTATCTTTAACGAACCAAAACCGAGTGTG gTCCTGA